The stretch of DNA gaagatgcctcctcccagaagccccagGCTCAGGAGGCAGCCATCAGTATTGCTGGGGGACATACAGGCTACACCATCCAACTGTTGCCAGAACAGGATAAAGCAATAGTCTTTGAGACTGTGGAGGCACGAGAGCCCATGGGCCCAATTCTAGGAATGGAAACCCTTCCAAGAGATTTGAGGACATCACTCCAAGAAACTGGTGAACCTCAGAAAACTGAGGTACTCCAATTTCCTGACCAAAGCCTCTCCTCTGATGATGCAGAGTCCCTCTCTGTCCTCAGTGTGGTCTCCCCAGACATTGCCAACCAGGAAGCCATCCCCAGGTCACCCTGTGGCCTGACAGAACAGCATCTACACAAAGACCTTTGGCCACAGGTATCTCCAGAAGACACCCGGTCACTTTCTCTCTCAGAAGAGAGTCCCAGCAAGGAGACCTCTCTGGATATTTCTTCGAAGCAGCTCTCTCCAGAAAGCCTTGGCACTCTCCAGTTTGGGCAACTAAaccttggaaaggaagaaaaggagcccCTGTTGCAGGCTGAGGACACTTCTCAGCACCTAGCCCCCATGTCTATTCCAGAACCCCTGCAGCCGCAGTGTCTCCCCCCACAGATGGGAATGCTGGATACTCTGCACAGATGGACATCACAGATGAGAGCCCTGATGGAAAATTACCTGCCAGCTCCTTCTCTCACTCGACACTGTTGGGAGATGGGAAGCACTCACCTGAAGTGACCACGAGCCCTGGTGAACACATTCTGACGCCTGATAGCTCCCTCACCAAGAGTCTTGAGTCTTTGCCAAGCCCTGCCATGGAAGACATTGCCATGAAGTGGGAAGGTAAAGTTCCAGAGTTGCAAAGCAGAACCCCAGAACCAAAGGATGAAGTCCTGCAGCAGGACAGAATTCTGGAGCAGAAGGATATTGTTATAGAGCAGAAGGGTACAGCCATCCATCAGAAAGGTGAGGCTCTGGAAGAAAAGAACAAGGCTGTGGAACAGGAGGATAAGACCTTAGAACAAAAAAACAGAGGTGTAGGACAAAGGGACACAGTCCTGGAAAAGAAGGACAAGCCCCTGGAACCAAAAGACTtagaacaaaaagagagagacttaGAACCAAAAGACAAGGCCCAGGAACAGGAGTGTGTGGTCCCCAAAGAGAAAGATGAAACCATAGAACAAAAGGTCAGAGAATTTGGACATAAAGACAAGGTTTCAGAGGACAAGGTCTCTGAACTGAAGGCCAAGACCTTAGAACAGACAGACCAGGTCCCTGAACAGAGGGACAACACCCAGGAACAGAAGGACAAGGTCTTGGAAAAGAAGGATCAGGCCTTAGAACAAAATTACTGGGCCTTAGGACAGAAGGATGAAGCCCTGGAACAAAACAATAAGGCTCTTAAGCTGAAAGACAAGGCTCTGGAGGAGATGGACAAAACTCAGGGGCAGGAGAGCACAGTGCAGGAGAAAACCATGAAACCAATGAAGATCCAAGAggaaaaatcttcagaaaaagttGAGGTtgtagaacagaaggaagaagctCTGCTGGAAAAGACCAAAGCTCTGGGGTTGGAAGATAGCCCAGTGCAGGAGGACAAGGCCTGGGAGCAGGAAAAGAAATACTGCAAGGAGCAGGATGTAGTCCAGGAGTGGCAAGAAACATCTCCAAATGGAGGGGAGCCAGTTGGAGAACAGAAGGAGCCCACCCGGACATGGGAGGACACAGCTCCTGAGCAGGAGGACAGGTactggaggggcagagaggatgtgtcCCTGGAACAGGACACATACTGGGGGGAACTGAGCTGTGAACGGAAGGTCTGGTTTCCTCATGAGCTGGATGGCCAGGGTGCACGGCCACGGTACACAGAGGAACGAGAGAGCACTTTCCTCGATGAGGGGCCAGATGATGAGCAAGAAGTACCCCCCTTGGAACACGTGCCCCAGAGCCCCTGGGCCTCAGACTTCAAAGGTTTCCAGAAGTCCTCATCACAGAAGGGGCTGGAGGTGGAACGGTGGCTTGCTGAATCGCCAGTTGGGCTGCCACCAGAGGAAGAAGACAAGCTTACCCGTTCCCCTTTTGAGATCATCTCTCCTCCAGCTTCCCCACCTGAGATGGGTGGACAGAGGGTTCCTCCGACTCCAGGACAAGAGAGCCCTGTCCCAGAGCCTAAGCCCATGCCACCCATGAGGAACGAACCTTCCACCCCCTCATGGCTGGCTGACATCCCACCATGGGTGCCCAAAGAcagacccctgccccctgcacccctgtccccagctccagctcccccaacccctgcccctgaGCCACACACTCCTGCATCCTTCTCTTGGGGCACAGCTGAGTATGACAGTGTGGTGGCTGCAGTGCAGGAGGGGGCAGCTGAGTTGGAAGGTGGACCATACTCTCCTCTTGGGAAGGACTACCGCAAAgctgaagggaaaagggaagaagaaggtcAGTCTGGGGCTCCTGACAGCAGCCCCCACAGCTCAAAGATCCCAGAGGCCAGTGAGAGCCATGCCACCAAGGAGCCTGAGCAGACggagccagagcagagagagccCACACCCTATCCTGATGAGAGAAGCTTTCAGTACGCTGACATCTATGAGCAGATGATGCTTACTGGGCTTGGCCCTGCATGCCCCACTAGGGAACCTCCTCTTGGAGCATCTAGGGATTGGCCCACGCACATCTCAACCAAGGAGGAGGCTGCTGGTCGAAACACATCTGCAGAGAAGGAGCTTTCATCTCCTGTCTCTCCCAAGAGCCTCCAATTTGACACCCCACCCTTCAGCTATGCCGCCCTGGTGGGACCCACTGTACCACCTAGGCAGGAGCCTGATCCAGGGCCAGGTGTGGAGCCCAGCCTCATCCCCCCTGCAATACCCCCCCGTGCCCCTATCCCTCTGAGTAAAGGCCCAAGCCCCCATCTTAATGGTAATACCCTGAGCTGTAGCCCAGATAGAAAAACCCCATCCCCCAAGGAATCAGGCCGGAATCACTGGGATGACAGTATTAGTGACTCAGAGCTAGAGAAGGGGGCTCTGGAGCAGCCAGAGAAAGAGGCCCTGTCTCCAAGCCCCCCTCACCCCATCTCTGAGGAGCTCCCTAAACTGTGGCCTGAAGGTGAGGCACATAGCAGCCCTTCCTCAGACTCACACCTGGGTCCTGCCCGACCAAGCCTGGACTTCCCTGCTTCAGCCTTGGCTTCTCCTCAATGCAGCCAGTTCCCCCACAGCTTCCCTCCCCCGCTGAACCCCGCTCAGCACCCTGTGGCTCCCTTGCCTTCTCTGGGGACCgagctctggctctggctccaggGCCCCCCACCAGGGCCCAGCATGATGAGTACCTAGAAGTGACCAAGGCCCCCAGCCTGGACTCCTCACTGCCCCAGCTCCCATCACCCAGCTCTCCTGGGGCCCCTCTCCTCTATAATCTGCCACGACCTGCCTCACCAGCCCTGTCTGAAGGCTCCTCCTCCGAGGCCACCACACCAGTGGTTTCGAGTGTGGCTGAGCGCTTCCCTCCCAGTCTGGAGACTGCAGAACAGGGGTCTGTAGAACTGGTTCCAAGAATGGAAGCAGCTGCCCACAGCCTTTGGGACCTCACTCCTCAGAGTCCAGCACCTCCAGCTTCATTGGACTTGGCCTCTGCTCCGCCTCCAAGCTCGCCTAGAGACATGTTTGATGGTTCCCTATCCTGCCACCTGGAGTGCTCAGTGGCAGCCACCAAGAAGCCAAGCTCCTTCCAAGGTCCCTCTGGGGATAGTGCCACCAATGGTCCAACTGAAACCAGCCCCAATCCCCCAGACCTTGCCTCAACCAAGGCCGAGAAAAAAAGAGGCTGAAGGCTACCCTGCCTGGGAACGTGGGGCCTGGACTGAGGGAGCTGAAAGCAGCTCCCAGCCAGACATGCTGCTCTCCCCTGAGCAGCCACTGTGTCCTGGAGGGACCTCTGTTGGCCAGCCCAGAAGTGTCTCCCCCCAGATGGAGGCCGGGCCCCAGGGATGTGCCtctgagcccctgccccaccgTGGGGAGCTCTCCCCATCCTTCCTGAACCCACCTCTGCCCCAGTCCACAAATGACAGTGACCCCTCAACTGAGGAAGCTCAGCTGGTAGGGAGAGTGGGAAGgcgccggggtggggggccctggagcCACAGGGGGCCCATGTCCTGTGGCAGATGAGACACCCCCAACGTCAGCCAGTGATTCGGGCTCCTCACAATCAGATTCTGACGTTCCACCAGAAACTGAGGAGTGTCCATCCATCACAGCTGAGGCGGCCCTCGACTCAGATGAAGATGGAGACTTCCTGCCTGTGGACAAAGCTGGGGGGGTCAGTGGAACTCACCATCCCAGGCCTGGCCATGACCCACCCCCTATCCCCCAGGCTGACCCCCGTCCATCCCCTCCCCGCCCTGATGTGTGCATGGCTGATCCCGAGGGGCTCAGCTCAGAGTCTGGAAGGGTAGAGAGGCTACGGGAAAAGGAGAAGGCACAAGGGAGATTAGGGCGCAGAGCCCCAGGCAGAGCCAAACCAGCATCTCCTGCACGGCGTCTGGATCTTCGGGGGAAAACGTTCACCCACCCCTGGTAAAGGGCCTACAGATCGAACATCCCGGGTCCCACCCCGGCCACGTAGCACTCCAAGCCAGGCCACCCCAGCAGAGGAAAAGGATGGACACAGCCCCATGTCCAAAGGCCTAATCAACGGACTCAAGGCAGGACCGAGTAAGTATGATGTGAAAAGTAGGAGAGATTGTGGGTTGGGGCTGGGTGTGGCTGGTCTAAGACTccgggaaggggaggaagggaaggagggagaaggttGCCACAAGCAGTCTACTTTCCCTCTACAATGAGTCCTGGCTTGTCCCTACAGCAGCCTTGGGTTCCAAGGGCGGCTCTGGCCCCCCTGTATATGTGGATCTCGCCTATATCCCGAATCACTGCAGTGGCAAGACTGCTGACCTTGACTTCTTCCGACGAGTACGTGCATCCTACTATGTGGTCAGTGGGAATGACCCCACCAATGGCGAGCCGAGCAGGGCTGTACTGGATGCCCTGCTGGAGGGCAAGGCCCAATGGGGGGAGAATCTTCAGGTGAGTGGCAACAGATGTCAAGGAGGTAATCTGGTCCAAGCTTACTCAGAGGCAGTAGTGGAACATAGTCTTTATTCATAAAAGCactgagttatttatttatttatttatcaaatgacctttaattgaaatattttcatttgtagttCTTAACTAGCCAGGCATCCCCCTGCACCACACTGTTGATGTCATGTATGATGTCACGAGGGTGGCGGCCATCAACATTGCAGCCCACAGAGTGGGCCGTCCCCAGGATCTCTTTAATGGTTCCAGAGAGTTCTCTAGCTGAAAATCAGTGCCACATCTGTCAGGCAATGTTGACAATCTCACCAAAAGTGATAGTTCCACTGTgcttaatgttttgttttgttttttttcttctttctgtcttatGGTGATTCTTTGAGGGCTCTGATGATCAGAGCAGAGGCAGAAGGCACTGCCTCAATCTGGGCCTGTCTGTTCTGTGTGGTCAGTTTCACTGTAATCCTCAGACCTTTCCAATGACAGGTTGCTTTGGCGATGTCATCACCAACCTTTTTTGGAGACATGCCCAGGGGGCTGATCTTGGGGGCCAGGGCAGATGTGGCACCGACTTCCCTGCTGGTGCACCTCAGACATATGACTTTGATCTCCTTGGGGTTGAACTTTGGTGGCATGGTGGAGGCAGCTAGTGTCGGATTTGGGACAATGAAAGAAAGTTTCACCTTTGCCTCCTCCAAGCAAAAATCAGGGACTGAGCCCTTTCTGTGGGCAGTGGGACTGCCTCCTTGACCATCAGGTGTTCCTTCTcctcacttcccttcccttcctagtCTCACATCAGACATGTCTTGTCTCCCTCCTAGGTGACTCTGATCCCTACTCATGATACAGAGGTAACTCGTGAGTGGTACCAGCAGACTCACGAGCAGCAGCAACAACTGAATGTCCTCGTCCTGGCTAGCAGCAGCACCGTGGTCATGCAGGATGAGTCCTTCCCAGCCTGCAAGATTGAATTCTGAAAGAACCCCTCTCCTTCCCAAGGATCTGTTCCCCAAATCCCTTAGAGAATGGCTACTGCTGAGTCCTTTGGGTTGGGGGACATGGgaactggggaaggagagggcgGGGGACAGGATGTCTTGTGGGGACTTGGGCTGGACTAAATGGGAAGGATTGTCCCTTCCCCTCATCCATACCTGAGAGAAGTCTCAAAACCAAAGGTAACAGATAGGATAGGGGGGAGGGCACAAAATTAGGACAGGAGGTCATTTTATGCCTGAGAACCCTGGAGTGACACCCTCGTCTAGCACAGCCAAATGCTGGGATTGGGTGGGGAGTTAGTATGGGTCATCTCAGAGCACAACCTCCTCCCTCGTGGAGGGAGATCATATCACACCCCTAGGGACCTCTTATTTATTTAGCATCCCAAGGAAGGATATCTAGTATTAACTTACATGACCTGGGGGCAGAATACTGTCAGTGAGGTGCCCAGAGCTGCACCCTTCCACCTCCCATCCACTTACCCACCAGGGTTGGGTTCCAGCAAGGGTCCAGGGTACACCGCTGCTACACTGTCCCACTGCTTCCCTCCATATCTGAATGTCTCAGTCCAAAACTTGAAGCTCTTTTGACCAACAGACTGGTGAGAGAATGAGCTCATCCTCCCAGTCCTTGCTTCACCACACACATCCCAGAGCTGTGACCAGACCAGGCCTCCTGGGCAGCACAAAGGGGCAAGGAGAGCCCAGCCCCAAACCCAGAATTTTCCAAGCTCCCTAACCTATTAAAGTTTTCACCTACCCATTCCAATTATCCTGATCCCCTTCTCATCCCTGCTTGGCTTCTCTGCATGTGGTCATCTACTGTGGCCGGGTGTGTAATGGGTTAAAAATAAGCCACTGCTTGACATCCCAACATTGACACCCCAGCAATGTGTGAGTCCCCCAACATTCCACTGAACCATCCTGCAGCTGAAATGGGAACGCTGGCTGCCTTTCTAGCCCTAAACTCTTGGATAGAGAGGATCTGGGAGGTGGAGGCCATGCCAGAGGACTTGgggaaaatgagagggaggaaggatggggagaGGAAGCTGAGCTAAAGCTTAACTCCTACTGAATAAGAGGAAAACAGGCTGAAAATACCATCTCAGGAGAGGACCTCACCCCAAGCAAGCCAATGAGCAGTCCTGCCAGACTACTGCTGGACTGAGAAATCCAGACGCTCATCAGGGCTCGGCTTCTCTGCCAAATGACTGTGGGAATCAAAATGAGCCCGCCTGTGTTCTTCCTAGCTCCCACCCTCCCCGTGCTGCTGTGTTCTGCTCCTCCCCACACTTCCCTGCTCTAGTTCCCAGCTGCTGTAATGGAGCTGCCTTCAACTCTAACAATAAATCAAGTTCATTAGAGATGCTGCAGTGCTGCTTAGGCTTTTTCTGACTCCACATGTTGCTTAGTtgctgggccttggtttcctctcttcttctccaaGCCTAGTCAATTTATCTCAATGTCTGATAACTGGAAGCAATTCCAGGACCCAGAGAAGCCCAAGAACATAGGGTGGGTGAAGCGAAAAAGGATATGAGGAGCCAGCATAACTTCTGAAAATGGGTGAGAATACCTGAACCAAGCGTGGGGACATACATTTGGTTTAGGTGAGGGAAGAAGGGCAGGGGGTCTCCATGGGGTCAAGAGCTGAGGATTGAATGACTAGCATCAGACACTTCGGAGAGgggaacaaggaaaaaataaggagTGTAGGGGCCATAAGGAGTCCAGAGCCTACTGAGGTTGTAAATACCTCTTACTTGTGCAGTCAGGACTTTCATGGAGTAAAATGTTGGTTTTTCCCCCTGGAGTGAAACCCTGCATAGTCCTGGGTATGTCAGGAGAGGCCTCCTTGTGCATGTGAATATATGGGCAGGAGGACTTCCAGCCCTCCTAGTGTTCTGGGCTCTCCCAATGTAAAGATGTCAAGGGGGTAGAGAAAGAGCATAACCCCTTTATATCAACACTTCCTGACACTCCAAagcatcagagaaaaaaataaggggGTGATTCCAAGGAGCTGGTAAAAAAGTATTGTGTACCCTCTGGGGTTTCACAGAGATAGACCCTCTCCTACAACACTACTCATGGAGACCTTTTAGGGTAGTGGACTGATTGCCATAGTAACCTCCTGGGATGCCAGATCTCTGTATTTGTACAGCCCATCCCCACTCAACTACAAAGGCTTCTGACTGGTTCAGATTAATTCAGTAACAGATATGATTGACTTATAGTCACATTCATTCTTGAGTTCACAAGGACATCATCGCCACCACTACCTTTctcattatttcatatttattgagcactcatAATGTTCCGGCCCCCCACTCCAATGATGGCATTATCCCTTTTACCCACCCCCCATTCCCATCCCCAAATCTTTGGGAAAAGCTTCATAATCACAACTGGCCCTAAAGATGCAATGATATAAGGACAAACCTCTTGGGGACACTGGAGTGTTTGTTCTTTGGCCAGTCTGTCCCTGGCACTactacagaaatatatatatatatatgtgtatatatataatctttgctCATGTCTGTGCAATATTTATCTCTGCTGATTGCTTAAAATAGAACCTGATTTTCTCTACTGCAGTATCTCCTAAGCCAAACAGCCCCACAACAAAAGGAGGCCCAGCTTCATAGATTGGCCAAGAACTCCCAGAgcattttaaatagtttctctGAAATTTTCACAGCAATCCAACACCTATTTTCCCAGAGAGCTACTGCCCAGAGGAATGGAACTTGGGGCACCTGGGGATGATATGGATATACCCATAAGCCCGGTCTAAAGGTTAGTGGCCATGATGGATGTTTGTTTGGGAAGGGGACTCTTCTTTCCCAGGCATTTCAGACAGCCGTCCTGGGCCCATCTGAGGAGTGCTAGCAAAGACAAGAGTCTCCCTGAATGCACATATGGTCTAAGGGTACCTTGAGAAGTTGTGAATGTTTCTTCAGAAAAGTGAAGACCTTGGAATCCCTTTTGCACTTGTCCCCGGATGGTGTCTTCAGCAGTTAAGAGGCATTTCCTTTAACAATTGGGGATTTTCTGGGTTGCTCAGAGGTGGCTGGGTAATAAGAGACCAGCTCACCCCTTGAAGGAAATCCTATTCAAGTCTAATGGCTTGGTGAGGAGTCAATGGCTGCTTTGAACATGAAATTGGCCCCTCACCAAGC from Phyllostomus discolor isolate MPI-MPIP mPhyDis1 chromosome 1, mPhyDis1.pri.v3, whole genome shotgun sequence encodes:
- the MAP1A gene encoding LOW QUALITY PROTEIN: microtubule-associated protein 1A (The sequence of the model RefSeq protein was modified relative to this genomic sequence to represent the inferred CDS: inserted 4 bases in 4 codons; deleted 4 bases in 4 codons), translated to METEAGPWWPRGVTMETSLGLGLPSLGSPLSQNPTEPLCDVRAAVAAARWDPRKHSLLIVIGDIGTESQLRAVRAHLEQGILSWNIDLSSFDLNEQLRLFITRHLAHFSSEVKGQRTLCHQSEILETIILVNPSADSISSEVHHLLSSPSAHKLLILSGQNLEPGGDLILQSGTYSYQNFVQVLHNPEISQLLSNRDPGIQAFLTVSCLGEGDWSHLGLSSSQETLHLRLNPESTLPTMDGVAEFSEYVSETVDVPSPFDLLEPPTSGGFLKLSKPCCYIFPGGRGDSALFAVNGFNILVDGGSDRKSCFWKLVRHLDRIDSVLLTHIGADNLPGINGLLQRKVAELEEEQSQGSSSYSDWVKNLISPELGVVFFNVPDKLRLPDASRKAKRSIEEACLTLQHLNRLGIQAEPLYRVVSNTIEPLTLFHKMGVGRLDMYVLNPVKDSKEMQFLMQKWAGNSKAKTGIVLANGKEAEISVPYLTSITALVVWLPANPAEKIVRVLFPGNAPQNKILEGLEKLRHLDFLRYPVATQKDLSAGAVPANLKPSKIKQRADSKESLKATTKTAVSKLAKREEVAEEGAKEARSELAKELAKTEKKVKELSEKPTEKPAKPERVRTESSEALRAEKRKLIKDKVGKKHLKXKISKLEEKKDKEKKEIKKERKDLKKDEGRKEEKKDAKKEEKRKDIKPEVKKISKPDLKPFTPEVRKTLYKAKAPGRVKVDKSRAARGEKELSSEPRTPPAQKGAVPLPTVSGHRELVLSSPEDLTQDFEEMKREERRLLTEQRDVGLGQKPLPADTAGQGLPSTAGQGIPPSVPGLEQENTVVKEKEVVPDSPDEQGSKDRGPNSGTETEEEKETWEEKKQKEAERLPDRIEAREESEPEVKEDVIEKAELEEMEELHPSEEEEEEETKAEGFYQKHMQEALKVTPRSTGTLRARELGFQGKAPEKETSSFLSSLATPAGATEHISYIQDETIPGYSETEQTISDEEIHDEPEERPAPPRFPTSAYDLPGPVDPARFEASQPADSVVPVTSSKGYGAPETELTYPPNMVAAPLAEEEHVSSATSITECDKLSSFATSVAEDQSVASLTAPQTEETGKSSLLLDTVTSIPSSRTEATQGLDYVPSAGTISPTSSLEEDKGFKSPPCEEFSVTGESEKREETVGRGLPGERAVEEKVETAKVEISEKLHSQYGTPMFGAPGHTLYPGEPALGELEERCLSPDDSTVKMASPPPSGPPSATHTPFHQSPVEEKSEPQDFQEAGSWGDTRRTPGVGKEDAAGETVKPGPEEDTLEEGEKMPPPRXPQAQEAAISIAGGHTGYTIQLLPEQDKAIVFETVEAREPMGPILGMETLPRDLRTSLQETGEPQKTEVLQFPDQSLSSDDAESLSVLSVVSPDIANQEAIPRSPCGLTEQHLHKDLWPQVSPEDTRSLSLSEESPSKETSLDISSKQLSPESLGTLQFGQLNLGKEEKEPLLQAEDTSQHLAPMSIPEPXAAAVSPPTDGNAGYSAQMDITDESPDGKLPASSFSHSTLLGDGKHSPEVTTSPGEHILTPDSSLTKSLESLPSPAMEDIAMKWEGKVPELQSRTPEPKDEVLQQDRILEQKDIVIEQKGTAIHQKGEALEEKNKAVEQEDKTLEQKNRGVGQRDTVLEKKDKPLEPKDLEQKERDLEPKDKAQEQECVVPKEKDETIEQKVREFGHKDKVSEDKVSELKAKTLEQTDQVPEQRDNTQEQKDKVLEKKDQALEQNYWALGQKDEALEQNNKALKLKDKALEEMDKTQGQESTVQEKTMKPMKIQEEKSSEKVEVVEQKEEALLEKTKALGLEDSPVQEDKAWEQEKKYCKEQDVVQEWQETSPNGGEPVGEQKEPTRTWEDTAPEQEDRYWRGREDVSLEQDTYWGELSCERKVWFPHELDGQGARPRYTEERESTFLDEGPDDEQEVPPLEHVPQSPWASDFKGFQKSSSQKGLEVERWLAESPVGLPPEEEDKLTRSPFEIISPPASPPEMGGQRVPPTPGQESPVPEPKPMPPMRNEPSTPSWLADIPPWVPKDRPLPPAPLSPAPAPPTPAPEPHTPASFSWGTAEYDSVVAAVQEGAAELEGGPYSPLGKDYRKAEGKREEEGQSGAPDSSPHSSKIPEASESHATKEPEQTEPEQREPTPYPDERSFQYADIYEQMMLTGLGPACPTREPPLGASRDWPTHISTKEEAAGRNTSAEKELSSPVSPKSLQFDTPPFSYAALVGPTVPPRQEPDPGPGVEPSLIPPAIPPRAPIPLSKGPSPHLNGNTLSCSPDRKTPSPKESGRNHWDDSISDSELEKGALEQPEKEALSPSPPHPISEELPKLWPEGEAHSSPSSDSHLGPARPSLDFPASAXGFSSMQPVPPQLPSPAEPRSAPCGSLAFSGDRALALAPGPPTRAQHDEYLEVTKAPSLDSSLPQLPSPSSPGAPLLYNLPRPASPALSEGSSSEATTPVVSSVAERFPPSLETAEQGSVELVPRMEAAAHSLWDLTPQSPAPPASLDLASAPPPSSPRDMFDGSLSCHLECSVAATKKPSSFQGPSGDSATNGPTETSPNPPDLASTKAEKKEAEGYPAWERGAWTEGAESSSQPDMLLSPEQPLCPGGTSVGQPRSVSPQMEAGPQGCASEPLPHRGELSPSFLNPPLPQSTNDSDPSTEEAQLVGRVGRRRVGGPGATGGPCPVADETPPTSASDSGSSQSDSDVPPETEECPSITAEAALDSDEDGDFLPVDKAGGVSGTHHPRPGHDPPPIPQADPRPSPPRPDVCMADPEGLSSESGRVERLREKEKAQGRLGRRAPGRAKPASPARRLDLRGKRSPTPGKGPTDRTSRVPPRPRSTPSQATPAEEKDGHSPMSKGLINGLKAGPTALGSKGGSGPPVYVDLAYIPNHCSGKTADLDFFRRVRASYYVVSGNDPTNGEPSRAVLDALLEGKAQWGENLQVTLIPTHDTEVTREWYQQTHEQQQQLNVLVLASSSTVVMQDESFPACKIEF